Genomic DNA from Luteitalea sp.:
ACAGCGGACGTGGTCCTGATGGATGCTTCCCACAGGTGCCGGGCTCCAGTCGAGCTGGCGCAGCCGAGGCGGAGACGGTCGCATGCCGGACACGCAGCTGACGAATCAGGCGGCTGTCCGGCCGCGATACTCCGCGCTCGCCGTGTACGAGAGGAAAGCTATGGGGACTCTAGCGAGGGGGGCCGGTTCCTGTCACCAATCGAAAGTTGGGGGAACCGTGGCCTCTGGCCACGGCTCCCCCCTCATGCCGCGCCGGCTTCGCCGGCCCTAGCAGGTTGGGCTCGCGCCGGCCCTGGCAGGTTGGGCTACTCGTAGCGGAGCGCTTCGATGGGATCGAGACGTGCGGCCTTGAAGGCGGGCAGCATGCCGAAGACGATGCCCACCGTTCCCGAGAAGGCGAGTCCGACCGCGAACGACCACCACGGCATGAGAACGGCCCAGCCTACGAACCGATTCACCCCGAGCGCGATGCTCGCCCCGGTGATGATGCCCAGCAGGCCGCCGATCGACGTGAGGAAGACCGCCTCGAGCAAGAACTGCCACAGAATCTCGCGCCGGCGTGCACCGATGGCCTTGCGGACTCCGATCTCGCGCGTCCGCTCGGTCACCGAGATGGTCATGATTGCCATGACGCCGATACCGCCTACCATCAGCGCGATCGAGGAGATGATGATCAGCGCTAGGAAGACGCCTTGCGTAATCTGATCAAAGAGCGCCGTCATCGCATCGGAGGTCATGATCGCGAAATCGTTCTCTTGATCGAGCCGCAGCCGATGCCGCGCGCGCATGAGCTCGCTGACCTGATCAATCACCTCGTCGCGGCTGATGCCCGGTTCCGGTACGACAGCAAGCATCGAGTTCAGGAATCGGATCCCTCGGATTTGATTGTAGGGGTCGTAGAGCTTTGCGTAGGTCGTGTACGGCATCACGGCGAACTGATCCGGATTGCCGATGGCGATGCTCGGCCGCTTCCCGAACACGCCCACCACCGTGAATTGCCGCGGTCCCACGCGTATCCGCTTGCCGATTGGATCCACGTTGGGAAACAGGATACGCGCAGGCTCGCTTCCCAGCACCACGCTCTGGCGCCGGCGATCGACGTCGACCGTCGTGAAGAAGCGTCCTTGGTCCAGCTCCATGAAGTTCGTCGACAGCCACTCCTCGCTGACGCCGAAGACCGTCATGGGTCTCGTCTTCTCGCTCCCGTACACCATCTCCTCTTGCCGGCCTTGGCCCATCGCACCGTACGCCATGCTGATGACGTCGGCCGACGGGATGTTCCGCTGAATGGCCTCGGCGTCCGCCATCGTGATGTCCGGGCGGCGCAGATAAGCGAGAAACTCCTTATCGTCTCGGCCGCCGCCGAAGGGGATCTTCACCAGATAAAGGGTGTCCGTGCCCATCTGACGAAAGAGCGACTTGACCGAGTCTTCGAATCCCAGAACGAGCGAGGTCATCGAGACGATTGACGTGACGCCAATCACGACGCCAAGGATGGTGAGGAACGAGCGGAGCTTGTTCGCTCTCAGCGTGTCCCACGCGAGCCCCAGAATATCCGTGAAGAGGCCGCTACGAAAGCCCACGCCTCACTACTCCTTGCGCAGTGCCTCAATCGGGTCGAGGCGCGCCGCGCGCATCGCAGGATAGAGACCAAAAAAGAGGCCCACGACGGCGGTCATCCCGACGCCAAGTGCCACGGACCATGGGCTGATGCTCGCCGGTAACGGCGTGAACGCCGTGACGATCATGGCCGCGCTGAACCCCAGCATCGTTCCGATGATCCCGCCCATCATCGAGAGCGTGGTCGACTCCGTCAGAAACTGCCAGACGATGTCGCGCCGCCGCGCACCCAGTGACTTCCGAAGCCCCACCTCGCGCGTCCGCTCGCTCACCACCATGAGCATGATGTTCATAATCACGATGCCGCCCACCACGAGCGAGACCGAGACGATGCCGATGAGGAGCGCAAACGCTCCTTGCGAGAAGCTGCGCCAGAAGTCCATCAGCGTGTCGGAGGTCACAATGCCGAAGTTATCCGGATCCTTGGGACGCAGGTGCCGCCGAATCCGCATCGCGAGCCGCGCTTCATCCATCGCCTCGTCCATCTGCGCCGGGTCGGCCACCTTCACCGTGAGGTCGAGCGAGCGTCGCGTGCCGAACCAGCGCAGCGCGACGCCCAGCGGAATCACGACGAACTCGTCTTGCGAGTTGCCGAACATGGAGCCCTTTTGCTCGCTGACACCCACAACCCGAATTGGATAACCGTTGATCCGGATGAACTGGTCGATAGGGCTGCGCGTCACGAACAGCTGCTCGGCGATGTCTGCGCCGAGCAACGCGACCGGCCGGTTGCGCTGCACTTCGAGCTGGCTCGGCAGACGGCCCTCCGCCGCATCGAAGCCCGCAAACTCCGTGTACTCTTCGGAGACCCCGCGGATCTGAATGGCGTCCAGCGTCTTCTCACGAAACGAGACGTTCGCCGAATTGCCGATCTCTGCCATCACCTCGTCGAACAGAGGGCTCCAATCACCGAGAAGGCGCCGATCGGCCAACGTGACATTCGGCCGGCCCGCGGCACGCTCAAACTCGTCGCGGCTCGTGATCAGGCCCATGCGCTCGACACGAAAGGTGCCGATGCCGACCTGAGAGGAGATGGCGTCGGCCACATAGCCGTTCATCCCCTGTACCAGCGAGACGACCGCGATGATCGATGTCACCGCCACGATGTTGCCGAGCACCATCATGACCGAGCGGAGCTTGTTCGCCCAGATGGCGGTCAGCGCGATCTTGATGGCGTCGAGGATGGCGACCATGACGTTGGTATGTGGTAGGGCCGCCTCGCCGAGGCGGCCGTGACGGCGCGGGAGGCTGACGCGCCCTACCCATCGCTACTGCGTGCAACGAGCTAGGTGAACGGCATCGAGGTTATCGCCGCGTGGACTGCGGCGCCTGCAACTTGACCTGATCACCGTCCTGGAGCTCGCGCACCGAGCTGAACGGACCGGTGATGACCTGGTCACCTCCTCTGAGTCCTGATAGGAGCTCGAAGTGGCGATCGCCTGCAATGCCGGTCCTCACAGGCATGAATATCGCCTGGTCGTTGCGCAGCACGAAGACACCTTCCTCTTCCTTGCGCGTTTGACCAGCCGGCAACTCCTGGGCAGAGGCGGTGGCGAACCCGGACCCCCCTTGTTCCTGACTGTCGCTCTCCTGTCGAACGATGTTGCCCGCCCGGTCGTAGACGACGTCACGAACCGCCAGCGCCTGAATCGGCACCGTCATCGCGTTCTTCCGGGTGGCCGTGATGATCTCGGTCGTGCACGTGAATCCCGGTCGCACCTGCGGTATCTCGCCGTTCACCGTCACGACCACCTTGAACGTCGTGGCCTGCTGCCCCGTCGTGCCGGTCACGCCCGTCGTCGCCTGAATGGGGCTATTGCCAACCTCCGTCACCTGACCGTTGAAGGTGCGGCCGGTGAGCGCATCGATGCTCACCGAGGCTGACTGGCCCCGGTCGACCGTCGGCATATCCGTTTCGTCGATCTCGAGCTCTGCCTCGATGACGGACATGTCCGCAATCGTCAACAGCACGGTGCCCGGATTGTTCATCGTGCCGACCACGGCGGTCTCTCCCTCCTCGACGGCGCGGCGCACGACGAGACCTTCGATGGGCGATTCGATGCGCACCTTGCTCAATTGGTAACCGGCATTGGCAACGGCAGCCTGCTGCTCGCGGACGCGCGCTTCGAGCGTCTTGAGCGCCTGCACGCGCGCACGCAGGTCGGCTTCGTTGACCTTGAGGTCGTTCTGTGCCTGGTCGAGCGCCTCACGCGTCGTCAGCTCCTGCGCCCACAGCTCCTGCTGGCGCCGCAAGTTCTCTCGGGCGAGCTCGACGTTCTGGCGCCCAGCCTCGATCGTGGAGTCTTGCTCGGTGAGCTGCGATTGCGCGGCCGCCAACCCCGCCTGATTCTGCTGATATTGCGACCGGAACATACGCGGGTCGATCTCCATGAGGAACTGACCGGCCTTCACGCGCTGTCCCTCGTCGACGGCAAGTTTCGTGATGCGGCCCGCGACGTCTGCGCTGATCTCAACCGTCCGCCTGGCCTGAATCGTGCCGGACGCCGTCACGACCGATTCCAGGTCGCGCCGCTGGACCGCCTCGACGGTGACTGGCTTGCCAGCCTCGCGTCGGAACGCCAGGTTGGCCACCACCAGCGCGACGAGGAGCAGCGAGATGCCGACGGCGATCGACAGCTTCCTTCTTCGCTTGACGAAACGTACGGGACGAAGCTCTTGATAGTTCATCTCATCAAGCTCCCGCGACAAAGGTCTGGTAACAAACGACCGCCAGCGCGATGGCGAAATAAACGCCTAGCAGCGTCCAGGCAATCGGGCCCGTGCGGCGGCGATACAGCACGGCGAGCCCAATCGCCATCAGTATGATCTGCCAGAGCATGAATAGCTCTACCCAGTTGAACAGGCGCCCCATGAAGCCATCCGGTGCCAGCATTGGGAAGAACGCGCCGAGCGTCGTCGTGGTTTGCATCGATCCCCGAAGGTAATTCAGCGGGTGCAGCACGACCGCTTGTAGCAGCGTCACGACCCCGGAGTGGGTCACAATCGCGAGCACCTGTTTGTAGGCGCCGCTCCCCCCGAGGATAGCGCCATACCCCAACAGGAGACCCGCAAGGAGAAACGCGACAATCGGTGCGAAGACCAGTACGGCAGCCGGAAAGAAGAACTTGAACCTCGGCGCGAACTCCCTGAACCGCGCCACGTCCTCGGATGACATCGGCTGACCCCGGTTCTCCTGCTGCCGGATCTGCTCGTTGAGGACCGCCTGCTCGCCCACTGGCGTCGCGACGAAGGCCGCCATGCCCCCAGCGCCGACCAATGTCGTGAGGAGGAGCACTCCCAGCCAGCGCGGATGCGCCACAATCGTAGCGAACGTGTCTCTGGGCGCGGTGAAAATCCCGATCACGCGGCTCCAGAGCGACAATTGCGGCGCCTCAGCGGGCGACAGAACCTGGTCGGTCATCGCGAAACCATCCATCCAACCCAGGTGGGGTGAGCTGAAAACTGGGCCTCTCGCCGTATATTACGGGAACGTGCCACCGATGGTTCGCGCCACCCGCCGCCTCCCCCAGCCGCGACGCATGTGGCGGCTGCGGCCTGTCGGCCTCGCCAACGAGTTCTCCAATTATGCCTGTGCTTCGCCTCTTGCTCATAATCACTTGCTGGGCGGTTTCGGCCGCCGGCGCTACCGCGCAACCCATCGAGCTCATCGGGGCCCGCGCCCTTGGCATGGGCGGCGCGTTCGTCGCCGTTGCCGACGATGCCACGGCAACGTATTGGAACCCGGCGGGCCTCGCCTTCGGTGGTCTCTTCAGCACCGTCGTCGAGCGAGCGGAGCTGAAAGCCGGCGTCCGAGAGGCTGCGGCGATGCCCAAGCGCCAGGCATCATCCAGCTTCATCGGATTGACGTCGCTCCAGCTGGGCCTCAGCTACTACCGCCTCAGTGAGACCACAGCGCGTACCGATGGCCCGGCCGCGTCTGGAACGTCAGAGCTTCAATCGCTCGTGACACAGCAGGCCGGCGTGACCCTCTTGCAGTCCATCGTGCCCAGCTTCGCCATTGGGACGACGCTGAAGCTCGTGCGTGGCCGTGCCGCACACGCGGTCGTGACCGATGCGGGGACGGGGCCGATCGACACAGCCGAAGATCTGCCCAGTCACAGCAGCACCGCTTTCGATCTGGACGTTGGCGCGATGGCCTCGGTCGGCCTCCTCCGCGTGGGGGTGGTCGTACGGAATGTACGTGAGCCCACGTTCGAGGCGCCCGACGAGACCGCTTTGTCCCTCTCGCGCCAAGCACGCATTGGCGTGGCGCTGGTGGCGCGGCGCGCCTGGGCCCTTGCCGTCGATGCCGACCTGACACGTGCCGACACCGTGCTTGGAGAGCGCCGTAACCTGGCTGCAGGCGTCGAGCGCTGGTTACTCGGCTACCGATTGGGCCTCCGTGGCGGCGTGCGCATCAATACCGTGGGAGGAGACACGCACCCCGTGGGAAGCCTCGGCGCGACCCTGCACCTGACCCCGACATTCGCGGTTGACGCCCATTGGGCCGACAGCGAGTCCCCGGCCGATCGCAGCTGGGGAGTCGCGGGGCGCGTAGCCTTCTAATCGTACGCCAGTTTTCCTCGTTCGGCAGCCATTTTCCTCGCCCCGGGCCGGCTTCTGCGGGTGCGCAAAAACTGCCATCTCACCAGTTCTTATCGTTGCAGGCTTCGCACTCCAGCAGGGGGCTACACGCAGAAGGCGCCGGTTTTTTGCCCGCCCAGACGCTGGTGCCGGCGGGCAGGGAGTTTGCTCCTAGACGAGGCGTGACCATCGCACTGGGCCAGCTCCTCGTCGACGCCGGCATCCTCTCGAAGGGGGAGATTGAAACTGCCGAGCAGCACCAAAAGCTCCAGGGTGGCAGCCTGGAGGCTTGCCTCGTCGCGCTGCACCTCGTCACCGAAGTGGACATCGCGGCGGCCCTCGGTTGGCACTACGGCGTGCCCGCGGTTGATCTCACGCGGGTGATTCCATCCGCGGACGCTCTCGCAGCCGTACCCGCCAGCGTGGCTCATCGACGACGTCTTCTGCCGTTGCACACGTCCGGTCGAACGTTGACGGTGGCGATGGCCGATCCGTCCGACCTTGGCGCGCTCGACGAGCTGCGCTTCTTGACCGGCTGTCGCGTGCATGCGGTCGTGGCATCTGAACGTGCGATAGACGAAGCGCTGCAAGGCGAGTATCCGGCGAGCGCGCCGCTCGAGCAGGCCACGCGTCGGCTCGAGCAGGAGCCGACGGCGTCAGGAGACGAGGCAGCACAGCGCGGGGGCGTCGCGGTCGAGCTCCCCGTCGCTTCCAGCGCAGGCGACGAGGCGCCTGTCGTGGCGCTGGTGAACGAGCTACTGCGGGCGGCGGCCCAGCGTGGCGCCAGCGACGTGCACGTGGAGCCGGGCGAGCGCGACGTGCGCGTCCGCCTCCGCGTCGATGGGGTGCTGCACCCGGTGATGGCGCTTCCGCTCCGCGTGCGCGACGCGCTCGTCGCACGCATCAAGGTGCTCGCCGACCTCGACATCGCCGAGCGCCGCCTACCCCAAGATGGACGAATCAGGCTGCGCCTCGCTGGTGCGTTGGGCCGTCTGTTGGACGTACGCGTCTCGTCATTGCCCGCGCTCCACGGCGAGAAGCTCGTGCTCCGACTGCTGGACCGCGAACAGCTTCGTCTCGATCTTGGCGCGCTTGGCGTGGAGCCGTCTGCGCAGTCGGCCTTCGAGGCGGCGGTCGCGCGCCCGTGGGGGATGGTGCTCGTGACGGGACCGACCGGCAGCGGCAAGACCAACACGCTGTACTCCGCGATCGCTCGCCTCGACACCACGCACCGCAACGTCCTCACGGTCGAGGACCCGGTCGAGATCCACCTGCCTGGTCTCACACAGGTCCAAGTGCACGAAGCGATTGGCCTGAGCTTTGCAGCGGTCCTGCGTGCGTTCTTGCGGCAGGACCCGGACGTGCTGCTGGTTGGGGAGATTCGTGATCGCGAGACCGCACAAATCGCCGTGCGCGCCGCCCTCACAGGACACCTGGTCTTTTCGACGCTGCACACCACCGACGCGGCGGCGGCGGTCATGCGCCTGGTCGACATGGGTATCGAGCCCTTCCTCGTGGCCGGCGCGGTCTCGCTCGTGTGTGCGCAGCGCCTTGTCAGGCGCGCGTGTCCCTTCTGTTGCCGGCCCGAAGCCGTCCCGCCGCACGTCGTTCGCTCGCTCGGGCTCGCCGATGAAGACGCCGCGCCGCTGACCTCTGTCTCCCCCAGTGGCTGCCCGCGGTGCCACCAAACGGGCTATCGAGGGCGCATCGGGCTCTTCGAGGTGATGCGCATGACTGAATCGCTGCGCGAGCTCGTGATTGACGGCGCGCCGCTCCACCGGCTACGCGCGCAAGCGATAGACGAGGGGATGCAGACGCTCCGAGAGAGCGGTTTGCGGAAGGTACGCGATGGCATCACGACCATCGAGGAAGTCCTTCGAGAAACGTAGTAGCACCAAGGATTAGGGCGCGCGTTCGCCGAACGCGCCGTTAGGACGCCTCGGCGAGGCGTCCCTACCATCAACGAAGGCAATGCCCACATTTGTCTTTACCGGACGAGATCGCGATGGACGGGCGGTGACGGGCAGGCGAGACGCGGCCACGGCGGAGGCGGTGGCCGAGGCGCTCAGGCGCGACGGTCTTGTCGTCACGCGACTCGAGATGCGCCGAGCGAGCGCGCGACGACCCAAACGAGGGGTCGGCGCGCGCAAGCTGGCCGCCGCAACGCGGCAACTCGCGGCAATCCTTGCGGCTGGTCTTCCGCTCGTGCAGGCGCTCGACCTGCTCGCACGACAGGCCGCGCCGCCTCGTTTTGCCGAGGTGATACGGACGCTCGTGCACGACGTGGCGCGCGGAACGGCCCTCTCGGAGGCCATGGCGCGTCATCCGCAGATCTTCGGCTCCGTCTACACGAGCACCGTGGCGGCCGGCGAGCGTGCGGGAGCGCTGGCGGCCACCCTTGCCCGCGTCGCCAGTCATCTCGAGCGTCACGCGGCACTCCTCACGCGGCTGCGCGCGGCGCTCATGTATCCTGCGGTTGTCACTGGAGTCACCGTCGTGGTGGTCCTGCTTTTGGTGTGGAAGGTCGTGCCGGTGTTCGCGTCCCTCTTCGCAGGCCTCGACGCCCCACTCCCTTGGCCGACCCGCTTCGTGGTCGCAGCGAGCACCGCGCTCGTGGCCATCGCGCCCGCGTCCGTCTGTTCGGCGGCGCTCGCCGTGCTCGGCCTGCGTCTGACCTACCGGCGGCCGCGGGGCAAACTGCTCCTGGACCGTGCCATCTTGCGCATTCCGGGCCTCGGCCGGCTGGTTCGAGACGCCGCGACGGCGCAGTGCTGCCGGACGCTCTCGACGCTCGTTGCCGCCGGCGTCCCACTCATCGAAGCGCTGAACGTAGCGGCGCGGACGGCCGGTAACCGGGTGGTGGAGATGAGGCTGGTAGCCGCGCGGAGCCGCACCGCGAGTGGTGAGCTGCTCTCGGATGCGCTGGGAGCCACAGGGGACTGGCCTCCCCTGATGCTTCAGATGGTCGGGATCGGGGAGACGACGGGCGCGCTCGACACGATGCTCGACCGGGCCGCCGAGACGGCCGAGGAGGCGCTGGACCGAGCGACACAGACAATCGTCACGCTCGCCGAGCCCACGTTGATCCTCGTTCTGGGCATCGTGGTGGGAGGCCTCGTCGTATCGCTCTATCTGCCGCTCTTCGAGCTCATTGGCCGTCTGTCGTAGTGCAGCGAACGTCTAAAGGGGGGCAGGGCGTGACGTGGTGACTAGGTGACTGGGTGACAAGGTGATGAGGTCGTTTGAGCGTCGTAGGCCAACCGCATACGCCGCAGCCTCCCGTTGCCCGAATAACCTCCTCACCTTGTCACCCAGTCACCCAGTCACCCTGTTACCCTGTTACCCTGCCCTTGACCGGAGTTGGCGTACGCCGCAGGATGAGAGGGGCGAGTACGTGGGATTTCAGGGTGCATCGACCGAAGGGATTGTCGGACAGGGAGTTGCGGGTGCGCACTGGATCGAGCGGCGACGGGCACGCGGATTGCTCGTCGCGAGGCAGAGCAAACAACGTTTCGTGCCCTAGTTCACAGCACGGCGCGTTCAGCGAACGCGCCCTACCAGGGTGGAAGGTAGGGACGTCTCGCCGAGGCGTCCGTCACTCGTCCGGAGGATTTTATGACCGCGCGCGACAGCCACGGCTTCACACTCATTGAGCTTCTGATCGTTGTGGCCATCATCACCATCATTGCGGCGTTTGCGATTCCCAATCTGATGAGGTCGCGCACGGCCGCCAATGAAGCGTCCGCGCTAGCCTCCCTGAAGGCCATTGGCGGCGCCCAGCAGGTGTACTCTGCTACCGCTGCCGGGGGGGGATTTGCGGACGCGCTGCCCACACTCGGCATCCCGTGCGGTGGTACAGGCCAGGCATTTCTCGGTGCAGACCTCACCGGTGGCCCGACGGCGGTCAAGAGCGGATACACGGTTGGCCTCACGGCTGCCAGTGGTGCGGCTGACGGTCCGATCGACTGCAACGGCACCACGACCACGACCGGCTACTACGCGACAGCCGTACCCGTCGCGCTGGGCCAGACGGGAAGCCGCGGCTTCGCGAGCGACGCGTCAATCGCGATCTGGGAGAACACGGGCGGCGCCGCGCCCAGCGAGGCGGAGATGACCAGCCCGCCGACGCAGACCGTGCACCCCATCAGGTAGCGCCGGAAGACCGCGCCCGGGGCCCTCCGCGGCGCTCGTGCTACGATCCAGCCAGCAACCACGCTGGGAGAAGGCATGACGAAGGCGGATGCAGGCCCCGGGAAACAGCAGGGGAAGCAGCAGGGGAAGAGGCCCGGGAACAGACCCGAGGAGATGTCCAGGAAGCACCCTGTGAAGTGGCTTCTGGCGGCCTTTGCGCTGTTGGGGCTCGCCGCATCGGTAGCCGCTGCCTTCGTGCATTATCAGCTCCTGACCATCCCGGACTATCAGAGCATCTGTGACATCAACGCGACCTGGAGTTGCGCGAGCGCGTACCTGAGTCAGTACGGCAGCTACTTGGGCATCCCCGTGGCCGTCCTTGGTGCCCTGTTTTTCACGGCCGTCTCGCTCTTGTTGGTGGCCGACCACCGGGGCAGCCAATCGGCCATGAGCGTGGTCGTTCTGTTGTCCTCGGTCGGCTTGGCGTTCGTCTTGTATCTGGGTTATGCAACGTTCTTCCTGCTGAAGACCATCTGCATCATTTGCCTGATCACGTATGTCGCTGCCATCGGGCTCTTCGTGGTGGCCAACGTGATCATGAGACTTCCTATGCGCACGCTCCCTCAGTTCGTTCGCCACGACCTTCGCGGCCTTGCACGGAACCCGATCGCGTTGGGCCTCACGCTGCTCTTTCTCGCTGGCGCCACCACGGCCATCGCGTACTTCCCACGCGAGGCGGCCACGGTCTCGGCACAGGAGGGCGGCGCGACTCAGGCACAAGCCGTCCAGCGCGAGCTCGCACCTGAGGAGCGTGCGCAGGTCGAGAGAGCGTTCGATGCCATGCCGCGCAGCATCGTGCCGGTCGCCGCGGCGGGCGCCAAGGTCGTGATTGTGAAGTTCAACGACTTTCAGTGTCCCGCCTGCGCCAACGCCCACAACATGTACAAGCCACTGCTCGAACGGTGGGAACAGGAGGCTCCCGGTCAGGTGAAGCTGTTCGTCAAGGATTTCCCGCTCGAGCCCGAGTGCAACACGAGCGTCAAGCGCGACGTGCATGCGGCGGCATGCGAGGCGGCGGCCGCGGTTCGGCTCGCCCGCCAGCAGCAGAAGGACGTCGCGCTGGAGGAATGGTTTTACGGCAATCAAGGAGCGATGACGCCAGAGACCGTGCGGACCGCAGCACGCGATGTCGGCGGTGTCCAGCAGTTCGACACCCGTTACCAATCCGCCTTGGAAGGCGTGAAGACCGACGTCGCCCTCGCCAGCACGCTCGGCGTCTCAGCCACGCCGACCATCTTCATCAACGGCGTGAAGCTGGATGGCCTCCCGCCACCCAATGTCCTCGACGCGGTCATTGCTTACGAGCTGCGCAAGGCGAGCTCGCAGTAGAGACCTAGGTAGGGACGCCTCGCCGAGGCGGCCGTTGGCGAATGCGCCCTACTGCGGGCCTAGTTGACACGCGTCACAGTTTGACGCGCCCATGTCCGATGTTGCCATCGAGACGCGCGCGCTGACGAAAGACTACTCGGTCGGCTTCTGGCGGTCGCGCCCACGGCGCGTCGTCGATGGCTTGACGCTCACGTCTGCGCGCGGCGAGATTCTAGGTCTCCTGGGGCCCAACGGCGCCGGGAAGAGCACCACCCTCAAGATTCTCGCTGGCCTCGTCTTTGCGACCAGCGGCGAAGCTCGTGTCCTGGGCAGCCCGCCCGGTTCCAAGGCAATCCTCGGGGCGGTGGGCTACCTGCCCGAGCAGCCCGCGTTCCCAAGCAGGCTCACGGCGGAAGAGTTGCTCGACGTTGCACTCCGCCTGCACGGTGAGCGCAGCCGGGCGGCACGTCAACGTCGAGTGGCTGCAGCGCTCGATCGTGTGGGGATCGGAGCGGAGCGTCGGAGAGCCTCCGGCCGCCTGTCCAAGGGTGAGCTCCAGCGCGTTGGGCTGGCACGCGCGCTGGTGCACGAACCGACCGTGCTGCTGTTGGATGAGCCGATGTCGGGCCTGGATCCCAACGGCCGCCTGCTCGTGCGCGATATTCTCTTGCAGGCGCGCGATGAGGGACGGACCATCTTCTTCAGCTCCCACATCCTGCCAGATGCCGAGGCGCTCTGCGGTCGAGTGGCGATGCTCACCAGAGGTCGATTGGTCGCCATCGGTGCGCTCGGCGAGCTCGGCGCCCTTGCTCCACGTGGCTGGGAGCTCATCGTGGAAGGCGTGAGCGAGGCAGTCCTCTCTCGTCTCGGAGTCGCGGGAGAAGCCACCCGTATCGACGCCAATCGATGGCGATTCCGCATCGACCAGACCTCACGACCCGAGCCGTTGGTCGATGAGCTGAGACGAGAAGGGGCCTTGCTCGTGTCGCTCGAGCCTCGGGTCGAGACGCTCGAAGAGGTCTTCCTCCGCCACACAGGCTTCGCACCAAAGCAGCGTGACGCAGGAGAGGCCGAGCCTTGATCGCGACGATGCGCAGCATCGGCACGCTGGCCATCGCGACCCTTCGAGAATACCTGCGTGAGCGCGGGCTGCACGCTCTCATCGTCCTGATCTGGATAGTGACATTCGCCGCCGCCGCATTGGGAGAGCTCAGCGCCGGAGAGCGAACGCGAGTGGTGACGGATATCGGCCTTGCCGCGACGCGGCTAGGTGGGCTCTGCGCTGCGCTGTTCTTTGGTGCCGCCGTCGTGGCACGCGAGGTCGAGCAGCGAAGCGCGGCAACAACCCTCACGGCGCCTATTGGGCGCCCGGCATGGCTGTTGGGGCGGTTCAGCGGAGCCCTTCTCGCAGTCGTCGTGTTGGTGATGCTCGCCGGGGGCGTACTGTGCATGGTGGCCGCGGCTGTGACGACGCCCGCCTTCCCACACGTGGCGGGGGCGACGAGCCGGTTGGATGTGGCCCTTCGACTCCTACCCGCGCTGCTCTTGGTGACAATCGAGCTGATGGTGGTGGCGGCTGTCGCGACCATGTTCTCGGCGTTCTCGAGCCATCTCTTCGCGTTTGGCTGTGCGTTCGGGTTGT
This window encodes:
- a CDS encoding ATP-binding cassette domain-containing protein gives rise to the protein MSDVAIETRALTKDYSVGFWRSRPRRVVDGLTLTSARGEILGLLGPNGAGKSTTLKILAGLVFATSGEARVLGSPPGSKAILGAVGYLPEQPAFPSRLTAEELLDVALRLHGERSRAARQRRVAAALDRVGIGAERRRASGRLSKGELQRVGLARALVHEPTVLLLDEPMSGLDPNGRLLVRDILLQARDEGRTIFFSSHILPDAEALCGRVAMLTRGRLVAIGALGELGALAPRGWELIVEGVSEAVLSRLGVAGEATRIDANRWRFRIDQTSRPEPLVDELRREGALLVSLEPRVETLEEVFLRHTGFAPKQRDAGEAEP
- a CDS encoding prepilin-type N-terminal cleavage/methylation domain-containing protein, translated to MTARDSHGFTLIELLIVVAIITIIAAFAIPNLMRSRTAANEASALASLKAIGGAQQVYSATAAGGGFADALPTLGIPCGGTGQAFLGADLTGGPTAVKSGYTVGLTAASGAADGPIDCNGTTTTTGYYATAVPVALGQTGSRGFASDASIAIWENTGGAAPSEAEMTSPPTQTVHPIR
- a CDS encoding thioredoxin domain-containing protein, producing MTKADAGPGKQQGKQQGKRPGNRPEEMSRKHPVKWLLAAFALLGLAASVAAAFVHYQLLTIPDYQSICDINATWSCASAYLSQYGSYLGIPVAVLGALFFTAVSLLLVADHRGSQSAMSVVVLLSSVGLAFVLYLGYATFFLLKTICIICLITYVAAIGLFVVANVIMRLPMRTLPQFVRHDLRGLARNPIALGLTLLFLAGATTAIAYFPREAATVSAQEGGATQAQAVQRELAPEERAQVERAFDAMPRSIVPVAAAGAKVVIVKFNDFQCPACANAHNMYKPLLERWEQEAPGQVKLFVKDFPLEPECNTSVKRDVHAAACEAAAAVRLARQQQKDVALEEWFYGNQGAMTPETVRTAARDVGGVQQFDTRYQSALEGVKTDVALASTLGVSATPTIFINGVKLDGLPPPNVLDAVIAYELRKASSQ
- a CDS encoding ABC transporter permease subunit — protein: MIATMRSIGTLAIATLREYLRERGLHALIVLIWIVTFAAAALGELSAGERTRVVTDIGLAATRLGGLCAALFFGAAVVAREVEQRSAATTLTAPIGRPAWLLGRFSGALLAVVVLVMLAGGVLCMVAAAVTTPAFPHVAGATSRLDVALRLLPALLLVTIELMVVAAVATMFSAFSSHLFAFGCAFGLWVAGHYAQAAAHLTANASSAPVSVLNGALWLLLPNVSSFGAATRIAQGEAVRSGEVALAAAYGVLYAAAALAIGNGLFARRDV